Sequence from the Undibacterium piscinae genome:
GACGCCAATACGTTATGCAGCCCATCCGAGGCCGCCTGTGCAGCGGTAACAGCGGTAGTGGCCAGCGAGGCGGACACGATGGAGCCGACATAGCCACTTCTGTAAGACGTCGAACCCATGACAGCCGAGTAGTCTTCCTGGCCAATCGTTAGTCGCCCGTTGCCCGCAACCGTTCCACCACTGTTCACACCTGCGCGGCGCCAGACTTCGCGCCCGTTGTCGTAAAGCACTAAAGTGCCGCCTGCTTGTTGCCAGCTCACGGTCAGGCGGTGGTTTTGACCGTCTTCAAGGTTCACGCCAGAAGCGTAGGATCTTCCGGCAAGGCTGATGTGGACATTCGAAGGGTCATAAACTGTGAAACCCCGATAGGCCGCGTCGGTGCTGTAGCTCAGCAGGGTTGCCAGCGGATCGTTACCGGGGCCGCCAGTAAAGACGACTTCTGCCGACAACGCAGTCATATCGCCATTGGTGTTGAGATTGCCTGCGCTGCTGACGCGGTTGTTGCCGGAGAAGCGCATCACTCCCAGATTGACGGGGCCTGCATTGCAACTAGAGGCCGTGTTGGTAGTTGTAGTTACAGGCTTTTGCGGTGTGGAGACAGGGCCCTGCGGCGCAGAGGCGCCAGACGCAGGAATGTTTGGTGTGATGTTCCCGGGCTTGGGTGGGGTAACAACAGTGTTGTCGCTCGACCCAGTGGCTTTTCCACACGCAGCCTTTGCGGTTCCCGCAGGCGGTAACACCTTGCACAAGGCGGTATCGCCTGCCAGCTTCACGGAAAAGCTCACCGCTGATTCACCAATCACCGCTCCTTGGCCGATGGTGCTGTTGCGCATGAGCAGGTTATGCGCCTCCCGGGCCACTTCCACACCCCGCTGGCCTTGCGTGGCTGCCGCTGCGCATATGGTCAGCACCGGCGAGAAACCGCCAGGCACCGCATCGAAATTCAAGGCTAGTTGTGCGTAGCTACTCTGCAAATTGGCGGGCTGCACCGTGCTGGCCAGGTTGCCACAAGCAGCATGAATCTCCCCCGACTTGGCACTTACCTGAATGGCGGTACGCACCGCGTCGTACTTCAAGGCGAGTTCTGCCGCCTGAGAGCGCGCCACATAACGTTGGTAGGAGGGCAACGCGACTGCCGCAAGCAGGCCAATGATGCCTATCACTATCAGGATCTCAACCAGCGTAAAACCACCGATTGTCTTAGGGGCACGCTCAATAGCGTGGGGGGAGGACTTCATGGTTTGAGCACCAGGGCCGTTGCGACCTCTGCCTGGGTCACACTAACGCCACCCGCCTCCCGCATGTCGTGATGCCCCGTGGTATCGACCACCTTGCCGTTTTCGACGGTGACATCCATCAGCAGCTCACTTTTGCCTGCCATCGTCTGAAAGACAGGGGTTGCCAGCTCTGCCGCCGTCATTGCACGCTGTACCACCGAGGTACGCAGAATCTCGCCGCTGAACCGGGTTCCTTCCTCGAAAAATCCAGGGCTTTTGTTCTTGACGCCAATCGACATTTCTGCATTTCCGTTCAAGGCATAACCACGACCAGCCCCAGTGAACGTCTTGACGAGGTTGCCGTTGTCGTACACCGCCAGCGTCTGCGTTGCGCCGTCCCATGAGACTGACACGCGATGGGTCTGTCCATCACGCAGATTGAGCCCTGTGTTGAAGTCGTTGCCCAAAATTGCCACGGTCAAGCTGCCTGGGTTCCACAGCGAGAAGGCGTTGTGGTCATCTACATAGTTGCCGTAGTTGAAAAGCACCGCGCCACCAGGCGGCGGCACCCCCAGAATGGTCATCTCCACGGTCATTGCAAACGGATTTCCCTGCGTATGCAGGTGATAGCCACCGGGGACGATGGCACCACTGGCAAGTCGCATGACATCAGCTTGCATGGTGAGCCCCATCGGTTTGGCACAGATGTCAGCGGGTTTCGCGGCGGGTAGCGCCTTGCACAGCACCGTGTCGCCGGCCAGCCTAACAGCAAAGCTCGCTGCCGCATCTCCCAGCACTACGGGCTGGCTGATGCTTGCAGAACGGGACATGACGGTATGCGCCTCTCTGACGACCTGAACCGCTTGCGGGCCACGTCCCTCGATGGTGGCGCAATACCGCAGCACCGGGGTAAAGCCACCGGTCACGGGCTCAAAGCCCACATCCATGCCGGCGTACTCGCTCTTCAGGTTGGCCGCGTGAACCACCGCGGGCACCGTGCCGCAATTGACCTGCACATTGCCTGAACTAATGAGCGAACCCAAGTTGGTTTTAACGGCGTCGAACTTGAGCAGCAGTTCTGCGGCGTGCGAGCGCGCCACATACCGCTGGTATTGCGGTACCGCGACCGCCGCGAGCAGACCGATGATGCCTATCGCCATCAAGATTTCAACCAGCGTGAAACCATGGATTTCCGTGCGCGCGTATTGACTAGCGTGGGGGGTAGATTTCATGGTTGGGCCTTTTGCAGATCGCCAGACGGTGTCATGGTGAGTTGCCATTGCTGGGTTGTGGCCAGCAAGCGGTAGGTGGGTCCCGGATTTTGCAACTCCACCAGTGAAGCCAGTGCGGGAAGCGGCACCCGGTCCGGCCATTCGCCGGTCGTGGAGTGAGATTGCTCGACGGCAACTTTGGCCGCAGTCAGGGCTGCTGTCATTTCGGCTAGTTGTTTCTGCTCAGACACCCCTAGCCAGAAGATCAGGGTACGGCTGTCAACAATAGAGGTGACGACAGCCACCAGGATCATTGTGCTGACTACCTTTACCCAGAGGCGGCGCCCGGACGGCTTTATACGCAAGGCGGCCTGCCGTTCCTGGTCCGATTCAATTTGATTGAGCGCCTTGTTCGCCAAAGCGTGCAGGTCTTGTGGGTGGGTCATGTTCTCTTCAGTTGGATGGAAGCGACTCGAATTCGCATGTACAGAGCGCGACCTTCGTCAATGCGGCTGACTCGATTGCGTCCGAGAAGAGAATAGAGAATAGGAAATTCAAGCCACCTAAGCGAAGTATTCTACCTTAACCCCGTGATCACAAGTGCAAGTTTTGTCCCAACCAGGTCTGATCAAACAACACTTTTCCAAGAGCAGCATCAAAATCGCACTAAATCGCAACAACGATCGCCCAAAAACAGCTCCCAATGAAGCGTAGACACAAAGCGAGTCCTGATGCGCCAAACTGCGTGCATCCATATTGAAAAATTAAAAATCAGTCCTTACCAATTCACACTCTGATCGACATCTTCAGCGGGGCCATGTTGCCCGAGATCGTCGTCTGCGCCATTATCAAAGTAGTCTATCGGTTCAGCCTCATCACAGGCATCCCACAAGGGTGGGCCGCGTGCTTTGCTGATCTTTGGTGGGCTTGACTCTACGCCGATGTGATCGAGGATTGTGCGGATTTCTGCGCCGTCGTTGATGAAGGAAATGAGCCGCATTTGCCCACCGCAGTGCAGGCATAGCAATGGAAATACTTCATAGATCCGTGCGATCAGTTTCGCCCACAGGTAACGTGCTGGCGAACGTTTGGCATTGGTCTGCTCTTCTTGGTCTGAGGATGTAGGCGGCACCTCAGGAGATATCACTGGCATGGGCGCCATGGCAGTGACGGCGGCTCTGAGTGGAGAATTCGGTGCCAAGACACCAAAGTAACGATGGCGGTGGGCACGTGGTGGCGGTACGAGCGCGGCGATCTTGGCGATGAATTCGCATGGTGTCAGGATTAAATCGCCCTGCTTGCCACCGGATTGCGGTTTGGGGCAATGGTAGAGCAGATGATCTTGACCTTTGCGGTGCAGCCTTTCCATGGCAAACGGGGGACGGGCGCAATAGCGTAGTAATCGCTTTAGCCCCGCTCTGTCATCGGCTGCAATGCACACACTGGCATCGACCGAAAAGCCCCCACCATGGCGGGCTAGCAGCATCACTTCGTCATCAATACTGTCGAGCAAACCACGTTTGACGAAGGCGCGCACGATGCGTCGTTTGGCTTCATTTTGTACTTGTGCGATGGCATCGGCGCTGAGATGCGCCAGCGCATGAAACTTCACTTTACTGCCCTCGCCACTGTCATGATAATCCACCGCCTCAAACACGCCATCGACAACGCAGATATGAAAATGCACATGCCTATTGAGGCTCGAGCCAAAGCGATGAATAAAAGCACAGGCCGCCAATTGCACCCGCTTGCGATCGAGCGCCACCGCACTGGGGCAATGTGCCTGCAGGCTGGCCAGGATCACCCGCAGAAATATCCTCAATGCGGTATTGAGTGCCTTGGGATCGTTCTGCAGAAAATAGCGTAAGCGTTTGGGCAGCGAGAGCACCCATTGCCGCACGGGCAGCTTGGGAAAAATGTGATCGGACAGATGCGCCGCCGTCTCCACCATGCGCCGTGTATTGCACGAGGGGCACACGCCGCGCCCTTTGCAGGAAAATGCCACCAGAAAATCATGACCGCAAGCGTCACAACGAGCGCGGGCGAAGCCGTAAGCAAAGATGCCACACTCGAGGTATTTGCGAAACGCAGTCTCGACATAAGGCGCTGGCGTGTGCAGATCACCTTGTAAATTATCTGATCAAGTCGCGATCACTACGTCTGAACCAATTGAGAAAAAATGTAATTGGCTGCAAGCATCGATCTTACGATCGCTCATACCTGCGCCAATTAAATAGTTATCCGGTCGGTGTCTCATCGAAAATCGCGTTAAGACAAAGCTTTATGCATCAACAAATAGAACTTGGCCAGTAACAAAACCATCGACAGATCGTTCAAATGCCTTTCCGACCAGAGCCCCCGGAACCGGCTGAAATCCGCGCAACATGTCTCCATACACATCCATCGCCTCCTCCAATACAGTGGGATTGACTACATTAATGCGAATTCCACGAGGCAATTCATGTGCAACGCATTTTACGAAGGTGTCAATCGCCCCACTTGTAGTAGCGTCAGCGATGGCCTGCGGCACCGGTTTCATGTTTAGTATTCCAGAAATCAAGGTAAAAGAGCCGCCATCCTTGATATATTCAAGGCCAACATGAACGACATTGATTTGGCCAAGCATCTTACTTTGAATCGTTGTTGCCCATTGGTCAGAGGTCATTTCTTGAAACGGTGCATATTCGCAATGGCCCACGGTATTAACAACCGCATCAAACTCGCCAACAGATTCAAACAATTTGCGCAATGAATCCTTATTTGTAATATCTACTTGAAAGTCACAGCCCTTACCCGATCGACTCGCTGTGACTACCTTGTGCCTCGTTAACCCACTAAGTGCTGCTTGTCCCATCATGCCAAGTGCTCCGATTACGACGACAGTTTTCATAAATTTATCTCGAATGATTGAAAGAGAGGAGATTCTAGGAGGCGGGTGATACAATGACAAACAGAGATTACCTGTAAGAGATACAAATATTTATGATGGACAAGATAGAAATCAGGCACATGAGAGTTTTCGTCAAACTCGTCAAAGAAAAAAACGTCTCCAAGGTCGCGTCCGAGACCGGTTTGACACAGCAAGCCGTCAGTGGGTATTTGAAGAAATTAAGAGAAGAATTCAAAAACGAGCTATTTTTGCGTCAAAGCAACGGCCTAAAACCTACCGACTTTGCCTACGAACTTTGCTCAAGGTTTGAGCGTGTCATACACGAGTTCGACAATGTCTATGAAACTCTTCCATTTGACCTGGCATCCATCAAAAAGACATTCACCATCATAGCGAATGAATACGCACAGCTTTCTTATGTACCACTCATTGTGCAAGCCGCCGTAAGATCTGCACCAAATATAAAATTCAAAATCCTGGACTTTGATCAAAGAACCCACGAAGAAATGCTGGCATCGGGGGAGGCCGACATTTTAATTGGCTTCAAAGATTTTATTGATGACAGGCTTAACCAGACATTGATCAAGGAGGACTACTACTCGTGCATCGTCAACGCAAAATCAAGAATACCCGATGCAGTACAAAATCTCAGTGACCTGTCAAAATTTCCTCATGTCGCTATGAACAATAGTGCTTTTTATTTTAGCGATACGGTCGATCATTTTCTAAATCAGCAAGGTGTGACGAGGAACGTCATTGCCACATTGCCGTGCTACACATTCTTACAGAGCTTCCTGTCTGTAAATGACGTAATCGCCTTTATTCCTTCTGCGATGGCTCGCCTTGGAAATTTTAGAACACTCAAATTTGATGCAAACCCACAATCCTTCGGTGTAGTGGCGGCATGGCACCGGAGGGTAGCGGAAAATCCTCTTCACAATTGGGCTATTGAGACAATCCTCAGTATCAGGTAGTAAGCATTGCCGTTCATTTCATCTTCGATTTCAGATCAAACAAACATCGCAGTATAAGAACCTCGCCTTTGGCTATATCCATCACTGCGATGACCCCGACTTTCGGTTTCGTCGCATAGATCCCCCCAAGTTTACCTTGCGTGGTTGACAATGATAGTATTCGCCACGCCTCTTGGTGTACCGCTATTGCTAAACAGATTATGTTGATACTGGTACTGTCGGTCTGCGATGCTCGATGCAAGATTCTTGTGCCGTCGTCACACCAAGTGGAAACAGGCACTTGCCAATCCAGACCAGCCATCTTAAACGCGCTTTCAGCGCTACATTTACCTTTTTCGACTACTCTGAAATTTTTCTTTTTAACTTTGCTTGTGTATTTGCATCAAATAAGCCACCGGTTTGCACGGCAAACCAGCCATGCTTTGGCATCTTAAGGTAGCCGCTAATTTCAATCCAAATTTACTTCATATCGTAAATCTCGGTTGAATGGCAGCTAACCGGAACTCTGGCCGTCTCTTTCGGGGCCAGGCTGTGTCAAAACGCAGAAATACAGAGATAAGCAGACAAGACGCGATAGAAATGCGAACAGAGGCAATACGAAGGTCTATCAAGTGTGCGATTATTTTTAAAGGTGGAAATAGGCATTCAGATTTGAAGCGTGCCACAGCCCTGTATTTGAACCCAAAAAAGCTCTCAGGCCCTCATTGCTGCCATCAACGGCATGATTCCCATTATTTTCATGACACGCTTCAGATTGTAGGCAAGCACATGCAAGCTCATCTCGGTGCTGACATGATTTTTGGTCCTGGTCAGAAAGTGTGTCGCGCCCATCCAGGCTTTGATGGTGCCAAAGGGGTGTTCGACTGTACTCTTACGCACAAGCATGGCGTCAGGCATTTCCGCCAGTTTAGCCTGCATCAGTTCCAACACGTCTTCATGCTCCCATCGTTTGACGCGCCGGTGCTCTCCTGTTGTGCATTTGACTTTCAGTGGGCAGCTCTGGCATTGTGAACTCCAGTAAGTGGTCATCGTCTTTCCTTGTTCGATGGAGGTGAAACGCATAATTAACGCTTGTCCGGCCGGGCAACGATATTCATCTTTCTCCGCGACGTATTTAAAATCCGCCTTATCAAACAGACCTTGAGCTTTATTGCCAGAGGTATGTGTCTTTGGCACTAGCGCATCAATCCCCAATCCGTGACAGGCCAGAATCTCCTCGCCTTTCATGTAACCACGGTCTGCCAGAACGGTAAGGTCTTCGGCACCAATGGCCTCGCGTGCCTGCACCGCCATGTTACATAGTTGCGTTCTGTCGTTACCCACATTGGTGACCTCATGCGCAACGATTAAATGATGTTTGGTGAGGATAGGAAATTCAACCCACCTAAGCGAAGTATTCTACCCCAACCCTGTGATCACAAGGGCAAGTTTCTATCCAATCAGATTGGATTGCACAATACATTTCTACGCGCAACATCATATCCACACAAAATCGCAGCAACCATCGCCTCAAAACATCCTCTGATTAACCGTCAGCACAAAGCTAGCCCTGATGCGCCAAACTGCGCGCACCCATTTTGAAAAACTAGAAAATTAGCCTTACCAATTCACACTCTGATCGACATCGTCATCGGGCCCCTTCTGCCCGATATCGTCGCCTG
This genomic interval carries:
- a CDS encoding prepilin-type N-terminal cleavage/methylation domain-containing protein, with product MKSSPHAIERAPKTIGGFTLVEILIVIGIIGLLAAVALPSYQRYVARSQAAELALKYDAVRTAIQVSAKSGEIHAACGNLASTVQPANLQSSYAQLALNFDAVPGGFSPVLTICAAAATQGQRGVEVAREAHNLLMRNSTIGQGAVIGESAVSFSVKLAGDTALCKVLPPAGTAKAACGKATGSSDNTVVTPPKPGNITPNIPASGASAPQGPVSTPQKPVTTTTNTASSCNAGPVNLGVMRFSGNNRVSSAGNLNTNGDMTALSAEVVFTGGPGNDPLATLLSYSTDAAYRGFTVYDPSNVHISLAGRSYASGVNLEDGQNHRLTVSWQQAGGTLVLYDNGREVWRRAGVNSGGTVAGNGRLTIGQEDYSAVMGSTSYRSGYVGSIVSASLATTAVTAAQAASDGLHNVLASSLVTDVVMGPNGQPIDTTGRATYTSVGGVTSQKAPVDTSIIRDKRCP
- a CDS encoding prepilin-type N-terminal cleavage/methylation domain-containing protein, with product MKSTPHASQYARTEIHGFTLVEILMAIGIIGLLAAVAVPQYQRYVARSHAAELLLKFDAVKTNLGSLISSGNVQVNCGTVPAVVHAANLKSEYAGMDVGFEPVTGGFTPVLRYCATIEGRGPQAVQVVREAHTVMSRSASISQPVVLGDAAASFAVRLAGDTVLCKALPAAKPADICAKPMGLTMQADVMRLASGAIVPGGYHLHTQGNPFAMTVEMTILGVPPPGGAVLFNYGNYVDDHNAFSLWNPGSLTVAILGNDFNTGLNLRDGQTHRVSVSWDGATQTLAVYDNGNLVKTFTGAGRGYALNGNAEMSIGVKNKSPGFFEEGTRFSGEILRTSVVQRAMTAAELATPVFQTMAGKSELLMDVTVENGKVVDTTGHHDMREAGGVSVTQAEVATALVLKP
- a CDS encoding IS91 family transposase, translating into MHTPAPYVETAFRKYLECGIFAYGFARARCDACGHDFLVAFSCKGRGVCPSCNTRRMVETAAHLSDHIFPKLPVRQWVLSLPKRLRYFLQNDPKALNTALRIFLRVILASLQAHCPSAVALDRKRVQLAACAFIHRFGSSLNRHVHFHICVVDGVFEAVDYHDSGEGSKVKFHALAHLSADAIAQVQNEAKRRIVRAFVKRGLLDSIDDEVMLLARHGGGFSVDASVCIAADDRAGLKRLLRYCARPPFAMERLHRKGQDHLLYHCPKPQSGGKQGDLILTPCEFIAKIAALVPPPRAHRHRYFGVLAPNSPLRAAVTAMAPMPVISPEVPPTSSDQEEQTNAKRSPARYLWAKLIARIYEVFPLLCLHCGGQMRLISFINDGAEIRTILDHIGVESSPPKISKARGPPLWDACDEAEPIDYFDNGADDDLGQHGPAEDVDQSVNW
- a CDS encoding short chain dehydrogenase; translated protein: MKTVVVIGALGMMGQAALSGLTRHKVVTASRSGKGCDFQVDITNKDSLRKLFESVGEFDAVVNTVGHCEYAPFQEMTSDQWATTIQSKMLGQINVVHVGLEYIKDGGSFTLISGILNMKPVPQAIADATTSGAIDTFVKCVAHELPRGIRINVVNPTVLEEAMDVYGDMLRGFQPVPGALVGKAFERSVDGFVTGQVLFVDA
- a CDS encoding LysR family transcriptional regulator, with product MMDKIEIRHMRVFVKLVKEKNVSKVASETGLTQQAVSGYLKKLREEFKNELFLRQSNGLKPTDFAYELCSRFERVIHEFDNVYETLPFDLASIKKTFTIIANEYAQLSYVPLIVQAAVRSAPNIKFKILDFDQRTHEEMLASGEADILIGFKDFIDDRLNQTLIKEDYYSCIVNAKSRIPDAVQNLSDLSKFPHVAMNNSAFYFSDTVDHFLNQQGVTRNVIATLPCYTFLQSFLSVNDVIAFIPSAMARLGNFRTLKFDANPQSFGVVAAWHRRVAENPLHNWAIETILSIR
- a CDS encoding transposase — its product is MGNDRTQLCNMAVQAREAIGAEDLTVLADRGYMKGEEILACHGLGIDALVPKTHTSGNKAQGLFDKADFKYVAEKDEYRCPAGQALIMRFTSIEQGKTMTTYWSSQCQSCPLKVKCTTGEHRRVKRWEHEDVLELMQAKLAEMPDAMLVRKSTVEHPFGTIKAWMGATHFLTRTKNHVSTEMSLHVLAYNLKRVMKIMGIMPLMAAMRA